The following are from one region of the Cyclopterus lumpus isolate fCycLum1 chromosome 21, fCycLum1.pri, whole genome shotgun sequence genome:
- the cfap91 gene encoding cilia- and flagella-associated protein 91 gives MSLTITQTHPKTNGGPGVVRRQRVYDHLYDPVYTVSSEVDHARSSLKVFASKDRIRRVTEFGSMFSELSHHPRYTVQLQPADPVPASIDRRWRGHVEQRREALQQLAGVIPNAQPWLKREECHVTGPDRWKYFKRPLIPFARQVPPNVIFALPKKDFISSGGKNAKHTKQPTHVTVGVQTDYRESETQTEPYSPEYVVQPGTTPSELLQLAALTWGRGLPAGLAEVEMIERARAKRAWEATLPPLADLSQLEKRRRMMEVMEVKEWAFRDGEIQKLQEARLTVLKDLLRQRDEAQKEVTSERLIQIYSKRQQDKETKLQKIHNDYIRSLRKLDAKGRSVEGKLERLSIVRNYPDIQTCAPRSWRDTFSNRNTCNNELKSHYLNTYKGLLEMEAGLSASVPKPSGKRHEPKVIENVLRPPVSTEVERMNKYKALKEEDKERAAQKALRFLVKKEKPVTRPVTPRVEEPLEGDKEIELAVIHLQKLLRGRSIQYKMFKGKENRLELIRELRTVHALQREEQELRKDDKRLVVTLQKRMDKHRHETSQAEASQAGVVGAELEHLFDTLSKELIHLQEERRIHAFTLLAERDRRLREAEESGRRQMEERRRREEDEIFRQVVQVHQETVDLYLEDIVLGALEQTADQQAREEIHRRAKEVNDIAYAMEESRNSLQSEEIVSEMIYSFLLREVKKINVKERVHQKQRSHSQAARSIIKGGAEHCGILPSIPRTLQLTCPSERASDRVLEEMIGQVEQEKGKKTE, from the exons ATGAGTTTAACTATCACTCAGACACACCCGAAGACAAATGGGGGCCCTGGCGTTGTGCGGCGGCAGCGGGTGTACGACCACCTGTACG ATCCCGTTTACACGGTGTCCTCGGAGGTCGACCACGCCAGGTCCAGTCTCAAGGTCTTCGCCTCCAAGGACAGAATA AGGAGAGTGACTGAGTTTGGGTCCATGTTCAGTGAGCTGTCCCACCACCCACGGTACACCGTTCAGCTGCAACCAGCAGACCCAGTACCGGCCTCCATTGATCGTCGCTGGCGAGGCCACGTGGAGCAGCGGAGAGAGGCCTTGCAGCAGCTGGCTGG GGTTATTCCAAATGCTCAGCCGTGGCTGAAAAGGGAGGAGTGCCATGTGACCGGACCTGATCGCTGGAAATACTTCAAACG CCCTCTGATTCCCTTTGCACGGCAGGTTCCCCCGAATGTAATTTTCGCGTTGCCTAA AAAAGACTTTATATCTTCTGGTGGAAAGAATGCTAAGCATACTAAACAGCCCACCCACGTCACGGTCGGGGTCCAGACAGACTACAGGGAGAGTGAAACACAGACGGAGCCGTACAGCCCGGAGTATGTGGTGCAACCCGGGACAACTCCCTCAGAACTCCTGCAACTGGCAGCTTTGACTTGGG GTCGCGGCCTGCCTGCAGGCCTGGCAGAAGTAGAAATGATCGAGCGGGCGCGTGCCAAGCGAGCTTGGGAGGCCACCCTTCCTCCATTGGCTGACCTGAGTCAGCTGGAAAAAAGGAGACGtatgatggaggtgatggaggtcaAAGAGTGGGCTTTCAGAGACGGAGAAATCCAGAA GTTGCAAGAGGCTCGTCTTACTGTGCTGAAGGACCTCTTGAGGCAAAGAGATGAGGCCCAGAAAGAAGTCACAAGCGAGAGACTCATCCAGATATATTCTAAGCGCCAACAAGACAAAGAGACCAAGCTACAGAAGATTCACAATGACTACATCAGGT CACTGAGAAAACTGGACGCTAAGGGGAGAAGTGTGGAGGGGAAGCTAGAGCGCCTCAGCATTGTCAGAAACTATCCAGATATTCAGACATGCGCCCCTCGGAGCTGGAGGGACACATTCTCCAACAGGAACACCTGCAACAATGAGTTAAAAAGCCACTACTTGAACACATACAAAG GTTTGCTGGAGATGGAGGCAGGACTCTCTGCCTCAGTCCCCAAGCCAAGTGGGAAAAGACATGAACCCAAAGTCATCGAGAATGTGCTCCGTCCACCTGTGAGCACAGAAGTAGAAAGGATGAATAAATACAAG GCCCTgaaagaggaggacaaagagcGAGCGGCTCAGAAGGCGTTGCGGTTTCTTGTCAAGAAGGAGAAGCCTGTTACTCGTCCCGTCACTCCCAGAGTGGAGGAGCCGCTAGAG GGGGATAAGGAGATAGAGCTTGCAGTCATCCACTTGCAGAAACTCCTGAGAGGAAGAAGTATTCAATACAAG ATGTTTAAGGGCAAGGAGAACCGTCTGGAGCTCATTAGGGAACTGAGGACTGTCCACGCGCTGCAGAGGGAGGAGCAAGAGCTACGCAAAGATGACAAAAGGCTTGTGGTGACCCTTCAAAAACGGatggacaaacacagacatgag ACCTCTCAAGCGGAGGCTTCTCAGGCCGGAGTGGTAGGTGCCGAGCTTGAACACCTATTTGACACCTTGTCCAAGGAGCTGATTCATCTCCAGGAAGAGCGTAGGATCCATGCCTTTACACTGCTGGCTGAGAGAGACCGTCGCCTACGAGAGGCTGAGGAGAGTGggaggagacagatggaggagcGCAGACGCAGAGAAGAAGATGAGATCTTCAGACAG GTGGTTCAGGTGCACCAGGAAACTGTAGATTTGTATTTGGAGGACATCGTCCTCGGGGCCTTGGAGCAGACAGCTGACCAGCAGGCCAGAGAGGAGATCCACAGGAGGGCAAAGGAGGTCAACGACATCGCGTATGCCATGGAGGAAAG CAGAAACAGTCTTCAGTCGGAGGAGATCGTGTCGGAGATGATCTACAGTTTCCTGCTCCGAGAAGTCAAGAAGATAAATGTCAAGGAAAGAG TGCATCAGAAGCAGCGTAGCCACTCGCAGGCAGCTCGGAGCATCATTAAAGGAGGTGCTGAGCATTGTGGGATCCTTCCTAGTATTCCCAGGACGTTGCAGTTGACCTGTCCCTCTGAAAGAGCCTCCGACCGCGTCCTCGAGGAGATGATCGGCCAAGTGGAGCAGGAGAAGGGGAAGAAAACTGAGTAG